In Leptospira saintgironsiae, one genomic interval encodes:
- a CDS encoding LIMLP_16025 family protein — translation MDNQKLNDIINAGIGAVQTSKEIFDKLLQDLNDGKEKVEQRFDELKAQGEKDLSDNALKFKVPLAWGIVKIEEIRENILKQFLKK, via the coding sequence ATGGACAACCAAAAACTAAACGATATAATCAATGCCGGAATTGGGGCCGTCCAGACTTCGAAAGAGATTTTCGATAAACTTCTCCAGGACTTAAACGACGGAAAGGAGAAGGTGGAGCAGAGATTCGACGAATTAAAAGCACAGGGAGAAAAAGACCTGAGCGATAATGCGTTGAAATTCAAAGTTCCTCTGGCTTGGGGAATCGTTAAAATTGAAGAAATTCGTGAGAATATCTTAAAACAATTTTTAAAGAAATGA